From Pseudomonas fluorescens:
TCCGGGCGGCTGCGGATAAAGCGGATGCCGGCGAGCAGCGAATCCAACGTTGCCTTGCCTGTATTGAGCGGGGTCTGGCGGGCGGGCAGGTTGAGGGTCAAGACGCAGGCAATCAGGTACAGCACCACGGTCGGGCCATACACCCACACGCTGCCAAAGGCGTAGAGCAACCCACCGAGGGCCGGCGCGACGATAGTCGCCAGTTGCTGGGCCGATTGTGACGAAGCCACGGCGCGCGGGAACAGCGCGCTGGGCACGATGCTCGGCAGCAGCGCCTGGGTGGTGGGCATCTCGAAGGATCGCGCGGCACCCAGCACGAAGGCGAGGATAAAGATCATCTCGCGGGTTACGTTGCCAGTCAGGCCACCGATGGCCAGGGACAAGGCGATCAGCGCCTGCACGGTCTGGCAGATGGCCGCGACTTTACGCCGCTCATAGCGGTCGGCCACATGCCCCGTGTGCAGCATGAACAGCACGCGTGGGACGAATTCCACCAGGCCGACCAGGCCCAGGTCGAGTACGTTGCCGGTCAGTTGGTAGAGGTTCCAGCCGATGGCCACGGTAAGCATCTGGAAGCCGCTGGCGGTGAAGATCCGCGCCAGCCAGAACGCGATGAAAGGGCGGTGGTGACGTAACAGCAACGCGGGTTCACTGGGCATCGGAAATTCTGGTCAAGGCCGGAGGGAAGGGTGAGATTAGCATCAAGCTGTAACAATTAGTTGCGAGAAGAGGGCTGAGGCAAGCTGTCACGCGGCAAAAG
This genomic window contains:
- a CDS encoding MFS transporter; the encoded protein is MPSEPALLLRHHRPFIAFWLARIFTASGFQMLTVAIGWNLYQLTGNVLDLGLVGLVEFVPRVLFMLHTGHVADRYERRKVAAICQTVQALIALSLAIGGLTGNVTREMIFILAFVLGAARSFEMPTTQALLPSIVPSALFPRAVASSQSAQQLATIVAPALGGLLYAFGSVWVYGPTVVLYLIACVLTLNLPARQTPLNTGKATLDSLLAGIRFIRSRPDILGAISLDLFAVLLGGATALLPVFAKDILLTGAWGLGLLRSAPAVGALLMSLWLARFAVDRQVGRVMFTAVGVFGVATIAFGLSTSFWFSLAVLVVLGAADMISMVIRASFVQLETPDEMRGRVSAVNGLFIGASNQLGEFESGITAHWFGTVPAVVMGGIGTLVVTGVWIKLFPTLANRDRMHVPVEEPAQKTTA